In Herpetosiphon gulosus, a genomic segment contains:
- the cmr1 gene encoding type III-B CRISPR module RAMP protein Cmr1, with translation MFKRKPSAEPPKIEIPDKNKSVTIIRSYRVITPLMGGGVRTNQNDLSFLIRPTSIRGQLRFWWRACFGGSANLDTDTLPDETAQQRWLLEQMFERESAIFGQAAYYSEDSSEPKKVIGKGASAIQIEVNVTNKGKTIQYPHHKKGLIPIYDIDSPYSYAAFPLKDAHDPLINIEFTLTIRLNYADQRGELEKVLWAWQTFGGIGARTRRGFGVLQRIDSQVDHYAFTNKAQLERQIKEIIGNRSYWPNDVPHLSAKMQLRLLNLTQDPLKIWADLLKRYKEFRQQRNESDQPNRPGRSRWPEPDALRRLTRQRSRMHERPVSELDAFPRGEFGLPIMFHFKDSDDPVDSELRLQASSDLKQQKGDRFASPMLLKPVASNGQLFGLIAVLEGSTLNGRQPIIKNRRITAAAVTIEVSENQARTIVDNHRHPILTTSGVITSFLATIEEE, from the coding sequence ATGTTTAAGCGTAAACCTTCAGCTGAACCACCCAAGATTGAAATTCCAGATAAAAATAAAAGTGTGACGATCATCCGCAGCTACCGTGTAATTACGCCCTTGATGGGTGGCGGGGTCAGAACGAATCAAAATGACCTTAGTTTTCTGATTCGGCCAACTAGTATTCGCGGCCAATTGCGCTTTTGGTGGCGAGCTTGTTTTGGTGGCAGCGCAAATCTTGACACTGATACATTGCCAGATGAAACTGCGCAACAACGTTGGCTCCTTGAACAGATGTTTGAGCGTGAATCAGCAATTTTCGGCCAAGCTGCTTACTATAGCGAAGATTCAAGTGAGCCAAAAAAAGTAATTGGCAAAGGTGCGTCAGCAATCCAAATTGAAGTTAATGTGACCAACAAAGGGAAAACAATTCAGTATCCACATCATAAGAAAGGCTTGATTCCTATTTATGATATCGATTCTCCCTACAGCTATGCCGCATTTCCATTAAAAGACGCGCATGATCCCTTGATAAATATTGAATTTACACTAACTATTCGCTTGAACTATGCAGACCAGCGTGGAGAATTGGAGAAAGTCCTGTGGGCTTGGCAAACCTTTGGTGGCATTGGGGCACGCACGCGGCGGGGCTTTGGGGTTTTGCAACGAATTGATAGCCAAGTTGATCACTATGCCTTTACTAATAAAGCTCAATTAGAACGACAGATCAAGGAGATTATTGGCAACCGCAGCTATTGGCCAAATGATGTTCCCCATCTTTCTGCCAAGATGCAATTACGCTTACTTAACCTCACGCAAGATCCTTTGAAGATTTGGGCTGATTTGCTCAAACGCTATAAAGAATTTCGCCAACAGCGCAACGAGAGCGATCAGCCAAACCGCCCAGGTCGCAGCCGTTGGCCAGAGCCAGATGCGCTGCGACGACTCACTCGCCAACGCTCACGCATGCATGAACGGCCAGTTAGCGAGCTTGATGCCTTCCCACGCGGCGAATTTGGCTTACCAATTATGTTCCATTTCAAAGATAGCGATGATCCGGTTGATTCAGAACTGCGACTCCAAGCCAGTTCAGACTTGAAACAACAGAAGGGTGATCGTTTTGCTAGCCCAATGCTGCTCAAGCCCGTCGCTTCAAATGGTCAACTTTTTGGATTAATCGCAGTACTTGAAGGCAGCACGCTTAATGGTCGGCAGCCAATTATCAAAAATCGCCGGATCACTGCTGCCGCAGTAACCATCGAAGTATCGGAGAATCAGGCTAGGACAATTGTTGATAATCATCGCCATCCCATCCTTACAACTTCCGGTGTTATTACTAGCTTTCTTGCAACGATAGAGGAAGAATAA
- the cmr4 gene encoding type III-B CRISPR module RAMP protein Cmr4, with amino-acid sequence MQTHLIFVHALSPIHAGTGQSVDVIDLPIAREKATNLPYIPGSSVKGVIRDVFNAEPDQKDRIFGSEQQAGDAIFADQRLLLLPIRSLYGTFAWVTSPYVLSRFVREAQTSKLRPPEIKHSELALISQNSVLSYQQKVYLEDLDLEAGPDADAWAGWLASQLFPDKPDWQTILKERLCIVPDEIFNFLVTTATEITARIRLEDDTKVVRKGGLWYEEALPAETILAGIVAINDQKGNNNAAEVGDALDQVAKQKLIQFGGNATVGRGLCQLTVVRGDH; translated from the coding sequence ATGCAAACTCATCTCATTTTTGTGCATGCACTTTCGCCAATTCATGCTGGCACGGGCCAAAGCGTCGATGTGATTGACTTACCGATTGCCCGCGAAAAAGCCACCAATCTACCCTATATTCCTGGATCATCGGTCAAAGGGGTGATTCGTGATGTTTTTAATGCCGAACCTGATCAGAAAGATAGGATTTTTGGATCTGAACAACAGGCTGGCGATGCGATTTTTGCCGATCAACGCTTGCTGCTCTTGCCAATTCGCAGTTTGTATGGCACGTTTGCTTGGGTAACCTCGCCCTATGTGCTCAGCCGATTTGTGCGTGAGGCCCAAACCAGCAAGCTTCGGCCACCAGAAATTAAGCACAGTGAGTTAGCCTTAATTAGCCAAAATAGTGTATTAAGCTATCAACAAAAAGTCTACCTTGAAGATCTTGACCTTGAGGCAGGCCCAGATGCTGATGCTTGGGCTGGCTGGCTGGCTAGCCAACTGTTTCCCGATAAGCCCGATTGGCAAACAATTCTTAAAGAACGACTATGTATTGTGCCTGATGAGATTTTTAACTTCTTGGTGACCACCGCAACCGAAATTACCGCCCGCATCCGATTGGAAGATGATACAAAAGTCGTGAGAAAGGGCGGCCTTTGGTATGAAGAAGCCTTGCCTGCTGAAACAATCTTAGCTGGAATTGTGGCGATCAATGATCAAAAGGGCAATAACAATGCAGCAGAGGTTGGAGATGCACTTGATCAAGTCGCTAAACAAAAACTCATTCAATTTGGCGGCAATGCAACGGTTGGTCGAGGGTTGTGTCAACTTACGGTAGTGCGAGGAGATCATTAA
- a CDS encoding type III-B CRISPR module-associated protein Cmr5, whose product MSNLERQTLEQRYATKVYEKANVYGEKTKEERTRYGNLAFSLPIMIHSAGLVQALHFASTRKKAEQKQFLQDLAEILEFKNTQELLDKSRTAQITEYMRLTRQTLAVLVWFKRFAQSILELEASDVTDLANEGE is encoded by the coding sequence ATGTCAAACCTAGAACGCCAAACCCTCGAGCAACGCTATGCAACCAAGGTTTACGAAAAAGCCAATGTTTACGGTGAGAAAACAAAAGAGGAACGCACACGCTATGGGAATTTAGCATTTAGCTTACCAATTATGATTCATAGCGCAGGCCTCGTCCAAGCGCTGCATTTTGCCAGCACCCGCAAAAAAGCTGAACAAAAACAGTTTTTACAAGATTTGGCTGAGATTTTAGAATTTAAGAATACGCAAGAATTACTTGATAAGAGTCGAACCGCCCAAATCACCGAATATATGCGCTTGACGCGGCAAACCTTGGCAGTGTTGGTTTGGTTCAAACGCTTTGCCCAATCGATCCTTGAGCTTGAGGCCAGTGATGTAACAGATTTAGCGAATGAGGGAGAATAA
- the cmr6 gene encoding type III-B CRISPR module RAMP protein Cmr6, with product MRRDALSQIKSSATTHAGLWLDRFLPKAGADDQTKAKASLVEEVAGLKVPELYNRVYERWKASLDQDDIMCREATVQGRMIVGLGNTSPIETSICLQHTYGVPYIPGSAIKGLVAAYARQQLGDEWAKGSETQAEKPLNAYQTMFGHPESAGYLTFFDALHIPNSSQPLAIDVMTPHHMSYQQGNLQAPTDFDSPNPVAFLSATGSYLFAIGGEKAWVTAAFAILEKALLEYGVGAKTSSGYGRLKLAPLPPDPLEQFKNDLERLPQHQYNNQIGRFIDRCKALQDSKLQVKAATFILEKVRNHPRAKDLLTKPRFTELITFIEQNS from the coding sequence ATGCGACGAGACGCACTATCCCAAATCAAGTCAAGCGCTACAACTCATGCAGGCTTGTGGCTTGATCGATTTTTACCTAAAGCTGGCGCTGATGATCAGACCAAAGCTAAAGCCAGTTTGGTCGAGGAGGTAGCCGGGTTGAAAGTTCCAGAGCTTTATAACCGGGTTTACGAGCGCTGGAAAGCTAGTCTTGATCAGGATGATATTATGTGTCGCGAAGCCACGGTGCAAGGACGCATGATTGTGGGCTTGGGCAACACGAGTCCAATCGAAACGTCAATTTGCTTGCAGCATACGTATGGTGTCCCCTACATTCCAGGCAGCGCGATCAAAGGCTTGGTTGCGGCCTATGCGCGGCAGCAGCTTGGCGATGAATGGGCTAAGGGTTCAGAGACCCAAGCTGAAAAGCCGTTGAATGCCTACCAAACGATGTTCGGGCATCCTGAAAGTGCTGGCTATCTGACCTTCTTTGATGCCTTGCATATTCCCAATAGTAGCCAACCATTGGCAATCGATGTGATGACTCCGCATCATATGAGCTATCAGCAGGGCAATTTACAAGCGCCCACCGACTTCGATTCGCCCAATCCGGTGGCCTTTCTGAGTGCAACGGGTAGCTATTTATTTGCCATCGGTGGCGAAAAAGCGTGGGTCACGGCAGCTTTTGCAATTCTGGAAAAAGCCTTACTTGAATATGGCGTGGGGGCTAAAACCTCTAGTGGCTATGGCCGTTTGAAGTTGGCCCCACTGCCACCAGATCCGCTTGAGCAATTCAAAAACGATCTTGAGCGCTTGCCACAGCATCAATATAATAATCAAATTGGTCGTTTTATTGACCGCTGTAAAGCTTTACAAGACTCAAAATTACAAGTTAAAGCTGCTACTTTCATTCTTGAAAAAGTTCGCAATCATCCCCGTGCGAAAGATTTACTAACCAAGCCAAGGTTTACCGAATTAATCACATTTATTGAGCAGAATTCCTAG
- a CDS encoding pyridoxamine 5'-phosphate oxidase family protein, giving the protein MAKLHPELTAELQAFIAQQPLFFVASAPLAADGHVNLSPKGLDCLRIHSPKQVAYLDLTGSGNETSAHILENGRITLMFCAFVGAPRILRLYGRGRVIVPTMAEWEAELAQFPHYPGIRQIVLADIERVQTSCGFGVPLMELVGQRDTALRWAEAKGEQGLANYRAEKNLVSIDGLPTHLAAEGD; this is encoded by the coding sequence ATGGCTAAATTACACCCTGAGCTAACCGCTGAATTACAGGCATTTATCGCCCAACAACCACTATTTTTTGTGGCGAGTGCCCCCTTGGCTGCCGATGGTCATGTCAATCTATCGCCCAAAGGCTTGGATTGCCTACGCATTCACTCGCCCAAGCAGGTTGCTTACTTAGATTTAACTGGCAGTGGCAATGAAACCTCAGCCCATATTTTAGAAAATGGCCGAATTACTTTGATGTTTTGTGCCTTTGTGGGAGCACCACGGATTTTGCGTTTGTATGGGCGTGGGCGGGTAATTGTGCCGACGATGGCCGAATGGGAAGCCGAGCTAGCGCAGTTTCCGCACTATCCAGGCATCCGCCAAATTGTGCTGGCTGATATTGAGCGGGTGCAAACATCATGTGGTTTTGGCGTGCCCTTGATGGAGTTGGTTGGGCAGCGCGATACTGCCTTACGTTGGGCTGAGGCCAAGGGCGAACAAGGCTTAGCAAATTATCGCGCCGAGAAAAATCTCGTGAGTATTGATGGCTTGCCAACTCATTTGGCGGCTGAGGGTGATTGA
- a CDS encoding SRPBCC domain-containing protein — protein MEQELIFRALADPSRRQLLDLLFERDGRTLKELEAALPMTRFGVMKHLRVLEEASLIVTRKVGRERLHYLNPVPIQLISDRWISKYAAARVMALVDLKMALEGGSSMTTAAKPKLVYQTIIRASQQQVWEAITKPEFTTRYYYGCAVDTNLAVGSAFNYQRSNGAAIVEGQVVEVDAPNRLVHTYHSLWPPMNEDAPTKVTWELEALPGGITKVTVVHEDFQGETATYQGLNSGGWTWILSNLKTLLETGEALPEEY, from the coding sequence ATGGAACAAGAACTTATCTTTCGTGCTTTGGCCGACCCATCACGGCGGCAGTTGCTTGATCTGCTATTTGAGCGCGATGGCCGCACGCTCAAGGAGTTAGAAGCGGCACTACCGATGACCCGTTTTGGGGTAATGAAACATTTACGGGTGCTTGAAGAAGCTAGCCTAATTGTCACCCGTAAAGTTGGCCGCGAACGCTTGCACTATCTCAATCCAGTCCCAATTCAACTTATTTCCGACCGTTGGATCAGCAAATATGCCGCAGCGCGAGTGATGGCCTTAGTTGATCTCAAAATGGCGCTAGAAGGAGGAAGTAGCATGACCACAGCAGCAAAGCCGAAGTTGGTCTATCAAACCATTATCCGAGCCTCACAGCAACAAGTCTGGGAGGCAATCACCAAGCCGGAATTTACCACGCGCTACTACTATGGCTGCGCAGTTGACACCAATTTAGCGGTTGGTTCAGCCTTCAACTACCAGCGTAGCAATGGAGCAGCGATTGTTGAAGGCCAAGTGGTTGAAGTCGATGCTCCCAATCGCTTAGTGCATACCTACCATTCGCTCTGGCCACCGATGAACGAAGATGCGCCAACCAAAGTAACGTGGGAGCTAGAAGCACTGCCAGGCGGCATCACCAAAGTTACGGTTGTGCACGAAGATTTCCAAGGCGAAACCGCTACCTACCAAGGGCTAAACAGCGGTGGCTGGACATGGATTCTGAGCAACTTGAAAACCTTACTCGAAACAGGTGAAGCCTTGCCCGAAGAATATTAA
- a CDS encoding DinB family protein — protein MIINQAMLWRQFDTTITNLDQAISTCPDHLWESQLWPDEPEQWVAAGFSRFWYLAYHTLFWLDLYLTGAEEGFMPPAPFDLVEMQANENLPRTYTRAELLAYLAHCRQACQTTINNLSAEQALRNCSFAWGQVPFGELLLYNLRHVQEHAAHLHMFLGMQVSKA, from the coding sequence ATGATTATTAACCAAGCGATGCTCTGGCGACAGTTCGACACGACGATCACCAACCTTGACCAGGCGATTAGCACTTGCCCCGATCACCTGTGGGAAAGCCAATTATGGCCAGACGAGCCAGAGCAATGGGTCGCGGCGGGCTTTTCGCGCTTTTGGTATCTGGCCTATCACACGCTCTTTTGGCTTGATCTCTATCTGACTGGAGCTGAAGAAGGCTTTATGCCACCAGCACCATTTGATTTGGTAGAAATGCAGGCCAACGAAAACCTTCCGCGCACCTATACTCGCGCTGAGTTACTTGCATATTTGGCTCATTGTCGCCAAGCCTGCCAAACCACGATCAACAATCTCTCAGCCGAACAAGCCTTGCGCAACTGTAGCTTTGCTTGGGGCCAAGTGCCATTTGGTGAGTTGTTGCTCTACAATTTGCGCCATGTTCAAGAGCATGCCGCCCACTTACACATGTTTCTTGGTATGCAGGTCAGCAAAGCCTAA
- a CDS encoding acetyl-CoA C-acetyltransferase — MSNEREPVLLSAARTPIGKFGGSLADLTAPQLGAIAIKAALERAGINGDVVDEVIMGNVVGAGLGQAPARQAALGAGVPDGVSALTINKVCGSGLKAVMLAASMIKAGDADVIVAGGMENMSRAPYLLPQARFGYRLGNGEIQDAVVHDGLWCAVEHHHMGNSAEWVAAACNVSREMQDEFAYNSHRKAAAAIARGAFKNEIVPVELKSRKGATIFDTDEPVRADSTVEALAKLKPAFKADGSVTAGNAPGITDGASALVVASMAKAQQLGAKPLARITGYAQAGVKPLEIFTAPAFAVRRLLEVTNTSLADYDLYEFNEAFAAQALANGHDLKIDWDRLNVNGGAVALGHPIGASGARVLTTLVYALQERGGKRGLATLCLGGGEAVALAIELI, encoded by the coding sequence ATGAGCAACGAGCGCGAACCGGTGTTGTTGAGTGCTGCCCGCACGCCAATTGGCAAATTTGGCGGAAGCCTCGCTGATTTAACTGCGCCTCAACTCGGTGCGATCGCAATTAAGGCCGCGTTGGAGCGAGCTGGAATCAACGGCGATGTTGTTGATGAAGTGATTATGGGTAATGTGGTTGGGGCGGGCCTGGGTCAAGCACCTGCGCGACAAGCGGCTTTGGGTGCTGGTGTGCCCGATGGCGTGAGCGCCCTGACCATTAATAAAGTCTGTGGTTCAGGCTTGAAGGCCGTGATGTTGGCAGCCAGCATGATCAAAGCTGGCGATGCTGATGTGATTGTGGCTGGTGGCATGGAAAACATGTCGCGAGCGCCCTACCTCTTGCCTCAAGCCCGCTTTGGCTATCGCCTTGGCAACGGCGAAATTCAAGATGCGGTCGTCCATGATGGCTTGTGGTGTGCAGTTGAGCATCATCACATGGGCAATTCAGCCGAGTGGGTGGCCGCTGCTTGCAATGTTAGCCGCGAAATGCAAGATGAATTTGCTTACAATTCACATCGCAAAGCAGCAGCTGCGATTGCCCGTGGCGCGTTCAAAAACGAAATTGTGCCAGTTGAACTCAAAAGCCGCAAAGGCGCAACCATTTTTGATACTGATGAGCCAGTTCGCGCCGATAGCACGGTTGAAGCCTTGGCCAAACTAAAACCCGCCTTCAAAGCTGATGGCTCAGTTACCGCTGGCAACGCGCCTGGCATTACTGATGGAGCTTCGGCCTTGGTGGTGGCAAGCATGGCCAAAGCCCAACAACTGGGAGCCAAACCACTAGCACGAATCACTGGCTATGCCCAAGCTGGTGTGAAACCACTTGAAATCTTTACCGCCCCAGCCTTTGCCGTGCGCCGGTTGCTTGAAGTAACCAATACCAGCTTGGCCGATTATGATTTGTATGAATTCAATGAAGCCTTTGCAGCCCAAGCTCTTGCCAACGGCCACGACCTCAAGATCGATTGGGATCGCTTGAATGTCAATGGTGGGGCGGTTGCTTTGGGTCACCCGATTGGAGCAAGCGGTGCACGTGTCTTGACGACGCTGGTGTATGCCTTGCAAGAACGTGGTGGCAAGCGTGGCCTCGCGACCCTCTGTTTAGGTGGTGGCGAAGCCGTTGCCTTGGCGATTGAGTTGATTTAA
- a CDS encoding menaquinone biosynthesis decarboxylase: MAAKIPTTFSDLREWIAFLEKRGELKRIKTPVSADLEITEITDRVSKMKQGQGNVALLFENVIGSDIPVLINGVGTEQRMAWALGLEKLDDLRARLASVVKPEVPEGVFDKLKKVSELSELVRYRPKTVASAPCQDIVWTGDQIDLNKLPILKCWPDDGGRYVTLTTVISRDPYKGIRNVGMYRVQVYDEKTVGMHWQIHKGGTEHQREALRKGGVKLPVAVAIGGDYATIYSGSAPLPPGIDEIMLAGWLRRERVEMVKCKTIDLEVPANAEIILEGYVDPSESRLEGPFGDHTGYYSLADQYPVMHLTAITMRKDAIYPTTIVGYPPQEDYWLGKATERLFLPLMQLVVPEVIDVNMPAEGTFHNLLVVSIKKKYPGQVRKVMYGLWGLMLMSLTKFIIVVDEDIDVQDMNQVLFHVTSNVDPQRDTVIVEGPLDALDHSADHFAYGHKMGIDATRKRQDIDRFPREWPQDIRMTQSIVDRVTKRWREYGF, from the coding sequence GTGGCAGCAAAAATACCAACGACGTTCAGCGATTTACGCGAATGGATCGCGTTTTTGGAAAAGCGCGGCGAATTGAAACGGATCAAAACGCCAGTTTCGGCTGATCTTGAAATCACTGAAATTACCGACCGTGTTTCTAAAATGAAGCAAGGTCAAGGCAATGTCGCTTTATTATTTGAAAATGTAATTGGCTCAGACATACCAGTTTTGATCAATGGAGTTGGCACTGAGCAGCGCATGGCTTGGGCCTTGGGCTTAGAAAAGCTTGACGATCTGCGGGCCCGTTTGGCTAGCGTGGTCAAGCCTGAAGTTCCCGAAGGCGTTTTCGATAAGCTTAAAAAAGTCAGCGAGCTTTCGGAACTTGTGCGCTATCGGCCTAAAACGGTTGCCAGCGCTCCCTGTCAAGATATTGTTTGGACTGGCGACCAAATTGATTTGAATAAATTGCCAATTTTGAAATGCTGGCCTGATGATGGTGGCCGCTACGTCACCCTGACCACGGTGATTTCACGCGATCCCTACAAAGGTATTCGCAATGTAGGCATGTATCGAGTGCAGGTTTACGATGAAAAAACCGTTGGCATGCACTGGCAAATTCACAAAGGTGGCACTGAACATCAACGCGAGGCGCTGCGCAAAGGCGGGGTAAAACTGCCGGTTGCCGTGGCGATTGGCGGCGATTATGCCACGATCTACTCTGGCTCGGCTCCGTTGCCACCAGGCATCGACGAAATTATGTTGGCTGGTTGGTTACGGCGCGAACGGGTTGAGATGGTCAAATGTAAAACGATCGATCTGGAAGTGCCCGCCAATGCCGAAATTATTCTCGAAGGTTATGTTGACCCCAGCGAAAGTCGGCTTGAAGGACCATTCGGCGATCATACTGGCTACTATTCGCTGGCCGATCAATATCCTGTGATGCACTTGACCGCAATTACCATGCGCAAGGATGCAATTTATCCCACGACAATTGTGGGCTATCCACCGCAAGAAGATTATTGGCTGGGCAAAGCGACCGAGCGCTTGTTCTTGCCATTGATGCAGTTGGTCGTGCCTGAGGTGATCGATGTCAATATGCCTGCCGAAGGTACATTCCATAATCTGTTGGTAGTCAGCATCAAGAAAAAATACCCTGGCCAAGTACGTAAAGTAATGTATGGCTTGTGGGGCTTGATGCTCATGTCGCTGACCAAATTTATTATTGTGGTCGATGAAGATATTGATGTGCAGGATATGAACCAAGTGCTGTTCCATGTCACATCGAACGTTGATCCGCAGCGTGATACGGTGATTGTGGAAGGGCCACTTGATGCCCTCGATCACTCGGCTGATCACTTTGCTTACGGCCACAAAATGGGGATTGATGCCACCCGCAAGCGCCAAGATATTGATCGGTTCCCCCGCGAATGGCCTCAGGACATTCGCATGACCCAATCGATTGTGGATCGAGTGACCAAACGCTGGCGTGAATATGGCTTCTAG
- the truB gene encoding tRNA pseudouridine(55) synthase TruB, whose amino-acid sequence MINGPLLYMVHGFLNIDKPQGITSTDVVRVVKRNARQKRVGHGGTLDPMATGVLPIALGNATRLLEYLLEEERKAYTATLRLGITTDSDDAEGAVIAEAPIPTLDPALIESVLSQFRGAIEQVPPQYAAIRVDGKRMYEYAREGKHIELPARPITIEQLDLLAWDAQQLTIAVDCSKGTYIRAIARDIGALLGCGAHLTALRRTRAGAFDLSNSISLAKLDQQPEAFAAALLPPQAALANWPLINLADAAVADVRMGRVVQVDSQVERVGLLDQAGQLVAIAVLRETGYQPIKVFAVEE is encoded by the coding sequence TTGATCAACGGGCCATTGTTGTATATGGTGCATGGATTTTTAAACATCGATAAACCTCAAGGTATAACCTCGACCGATGTGGTGCGGGTGGTCAAACGTAATGCTCGTCAGAAACGGGTTGGTCATGGCGGCACGCTTGATCCCATGGCAACAGGCGTACTGCCGATCGCCTTGGGTAACGCCACGCGCTTGCTAGAATATCTGCTTGAGGAAGAGCGTAAAGCCTATACTGCAACCCTGCGGCTTGGCATTACCACCGATAGCGACGATGCTGAGGGCGCGGTGATCGCCGAAGCACCCATTCCCACGCTTGATCCAGCTTTGATTGAAAGCGTACTTAGCCAATTTCGCGGCGCGATCGAGCAAGTGCCACCCCAATATGCGGCAATTCGGGTTGATGGCAAGCGCATGTATGAATATGCCCGCGAAGGCAAGCATATTGAATTACCAGCCCGCCCAATCACCATTGAGCAACTTGATCTCTTGGCATGGGATGCCCAACAATTAACAATTGCTGTCGATTGCAGCAAAGGCACGTATATTCGAGCGATTGCCCGTGATATTGGAGCATTGCTTGGTTGTGGTGCGCATTTAACTGCCTTACGCCGTACCCGCGCTGGAGCCTTTGATTTGAGCAACAGCATTAGCTTGGCCAAACTTGATCAACAGCCTGAGGCTTTTGCCGCAGCTTTATTGCCACCACAGGCAGCGCTTGCCAACTGGCCATTAATTAATTTGGCTGATGCGGCTGTGGCGGATGTGCGCATGGGCCGAGTCGTGCAGGTTGATAGCCAGGTTGAACGGGTTGGATTGCTCGATCAAGCAGGCCAATTAGTAGCGATTGCCGTATTGCGCGAAACCGGCTATCAGCCAATCAAGGTTTTCGCCGTAGAGGAATAA
- a CDS encoding bifunctional oligoribonuclease/PAP phosphatase NrnA, protein MLYTTIQQAAPALREAMTAARHILVTSHINPDGDAVGSSIGLTRILRAMGCRVTMVLPTDLPSLAVVLPDAPEVGVYNQGASLPDDVDLVVLVDTGSISRIEPIFSAERAYLTQRPLLVIDHHATNSGEGFLNLVMTEAAATCEILGLLAHAWNQAIDAETATALLMGLVTDTQSFQTAHTSPRTLRVAADLLAVGGRLNDVMRSMMYGKPFAHAKALGLAIERMHDEGDIIWTEFTQAMQQGTGADDEAGDEITAYLSRVATAKAYVLFKERRDGTVKISLRSKPGIDVGSVAHALGGGGHREAAGATLQMGLTEARDLVLNELRAALA, encoded by the coding sequence ATGCTGTATACCACTATTCAACAAGCGGCTCCAGCCTTGCGTGAAGCCATGACCGCCGCACGCCACATTTTGGTTACCTCGCATATCAATCCTGATGGCGATGCAGTTGGTTCGAGCATCGGGCTAACCCGCATCCTACGGGCGATGGGCTGTCGGGTAACCATGGTTTTGCCAACCGATCTGCCAAGTTTGGCGGTGGTGTTGCCCGATGCTCCCGAAGTTGGGGTCTATAACCAGGGCGCAAGCTTGCCCGACGATGTTGATTTAGTGGTGTTAGTCGATACTGGCAGCATCTCGCGAATTGAACCGATTTTTAGTGCTGAACGCGCCTATTTGACTCAGCGTCCGCTATTGGTAATCGACCACCATGCCACCAACAGCGGTGAGGGCTTTTTAAATTTAGTCATGACCGAGGCAGCGGCAACCTGCGAAATCTTGGGGTTGCTGGCCCATGCTTGGAATCAAGCGATTGATGCTGAAACCGCCACAGCCTTGTTGATGGGCTTGGTGACTGATACCCAAAGTTTCCAGACCGCCCACACTAGCCCGCGCACCTTGCGGGTGGCCGCCGATTTGTTGGCAGTTGGTGGGCGCTTAAATGATGTGATGCGTTCGATGATGTATGGCAAGCCGTTTGCCCATGCCAAAGCTTTGGGCTTAGCGATAGAGCGCATGCACGATGAAGGCGATATCATCTGGACTGAATTTACCCAAGCCATGCAACAAGGTACCGGGGCTGATGATGAGGCAGGCGATGAAATTACCGCCTATCTCAGCCGCGTAGCCACCGCCAAAGCTTATGTGCTGTTTAAAGAGCGACGTGATGGCACGGTCAAAATCAGTTTGCGCTCGAAGCCAGGCATAGATGTTGGCAGCGTGGCCCATGCGCTGGGCGGTGGCGGCCATCGCGAGGCGGCTGGCGCAACCTTGCAAATGGGTTTGACCGAAGCTCGCGATTTGGTATTAAATGAATTACGAGCGGCCTTAGCCTAA
- the rbfA gene encoding 30S ribosome-binding factor RbfA, with translation MAKNKRVEQVAEEIKTILSNAIQFEIQDPRLGFVTLTSVNVSPDLYHANINVSVMGDDTARKDSLATLDRAKGFLRRELGQQMKLRAVPELHFHLDVTIDTRQYMDTLFNQVDEERRVNPPKLDDE, from the coding sequence ATGGCAAAAAACAAACGAGTTGAACAAGTTGCCGAAGAAATCAAAACGATTTTGAGCAACGCGATTCAATTTGAAATTCAAGATCCACGCTTGGGGTTTGTAACCCTCACCAGCGTCAATGTTAGCCCAGATTTGTATCATGCCAATATTAATGTGAGCGTGATGGGCGATGATACCGCCCGTAAAGATTCGCTGGCAACGCTTGATCGAGCCAAGGGCTTTTTACGGCGTGAGCTTGGCCAACAGATGAAACTGCGGGCCGTGCCTGAGTTACATTTCCATCTTGACGTGACGATTGATACCCGTCAATATATGGACACGCTGTTTAACCAAGTCGATGAGGAACGGCGGGTTAATCCACCCAAACTAGACGACGAATAA